Genomic window (Oncorhynchus clarkii lewisi isolate Uvic-CL-2024 unplaced genomic scaffold, UVic_Ocla_1.0 unplaced_contig_6721_pilon_pilon, whole genome shotgun sequence):
actaaacagagaacatccctggtcatccctactgcctctgatctggaggactcactaaacagagaacatccctggtcatccctactgcctctgatctggaggactcactaaacagagaacatccctggtcatccctactgcctctgatctggcagactcactaaacagagaacatccctggtcatccctactgcctctgatctggaggactcactaaacagagaacatccctggtcatccctactgcctctgatctggaggactcactaaacagagaacatccctggtcatccctactgcctctgatctggcagactcactaaacagagaacatccctggtcgtccctactgcctctgatctggaggactcactaaacagagaacatccctggtcatccctactgcctctgatctgaaggactcactaaacagagaacatccctggtcatccctactgtctctgatctggaggactcactgaacagagaacctccctggtcatccctactgcctctgatctggaggactcactaaacagagagcatccctggtcatccctactgcctctgatctggcagactcactaaacagagaacatccctggtcatcccttctgtctctgatctggcagactcactaaacagagagcatccctggtcatccctactgcctctgatctggcagactcactaaacagagaacatccctggtcatctctactgcctctgatctggcagactcactaaacagagaacatccctggtcatcactactgcctctgatctggaggactcactaaacagagaacatccctggtcgtccctactgcctctgatctggaggactcactaaacagagaacatccctggtcatccctactgcctctgatctggtggactcactaaacagagaacatccctggtcatccctactgcctctgatctggtggactcactaaacagagaacatccctggtcatccctactgcctctgatctggaggactcactaaacagagaacatccctggtcatccctactgcctctgatctggaggactcactaaacagagaacatccctggtcatccctactgcctctgatctggaggactcactaaacagagaacatccctggtcatccctactgcctctgatctggcagactcactaaacagagaacatccctggtcgtccctactgcctctgatctggaggactcactaaacagagaacatccctggtcatccctactgcctctgatctggtggactcactaaacagagaacatccctggtcatccctactgcctctgatctggtggactcactaaacagagaacatccctggtcatccctactgcctctgatctggaggactcactaaacagagaacatccctggtcatccctactgcctctgatctggaggactcactaaacagagaacatccctggtcatccctactgcctctgatctggcagactcactaaacagagaacatccctggtcatccctactgcctctgatctggaggactcactaaacagagaacatccctggtcatccctactgcctctgatctggaggattcactaaacagagaacatccctggtcatccctactgcctctgatctggcagactcactaaacagagaacatccctgttcgtccctactgactctgatctggaggactcactaaacagagaacatccctggtcatccctactgcctctgatctgaaggactcactaaacagagaacatccctggtcatccctactgtctctgatctggaggactcactgaacagagaacctccctggtcatccctactgcctctgatctggaggactcactaaacagagaacatccctggtcatccctactgcctctgatctggaggactcactaaacagagaacatccctggtcgtccctactgtctctgatctggaggactcactaaacagagaacatccctggtcatccctacatcctctgatctggtggactcactaaacagagaacacccctggtcatccctactgcctctgatctggaggactcactaaacagagaacatccctggtcatccctactgcctctgatctggaggactcactaaacagagaacatccctggtcatccctactgcctctgatctggaggactcactaaacagagaacatccctggtcatccctactgcctctgatctggcagactcactaaacagagaacatccctggtcgtccctactgactctgatctggaggactcactaaacagagaacatccctggtcatccctactgcctctgatctgaaggactcactaaacagagaacatccctggtcatccctactgtctctgatctggaggactcactgaacagagaacctccctggtcatccctactgcctctgatctggaggactcactaaacagagaacatccctggtcatccctactgcctctgatctggaggactcactaaacagagaacatccctggtcgtccctactgtctctgatctggaggactcactaaacagagaacatccctggtcgtccctactgcctctgatctggaggactcactaaacagagaacatccctggtcatccctactgtctctgatctggaggactcactgaacagagaacatccctggtcatccctactgcctctgatctggaggactcactaaacagagaacatccctggtcatccctactgcctctgatctggaggactcactaaacacaaatgcttcgtttataaattatgtctgagtgttggactgtGCCCATGGTTATctggacatttaaaaaaacaagaaaatggtgctgtctggtttgcttaatataagacattttaaatgatttatacttatacttttgatacttaagaacatttaaaaccaaatacttttagacttttactcaagtagtattttactggatgacctTCACTTTTATAAgagtcattttatattaaggagtctttacttttactcaagtatgacaattgggtactttttccacctctgtTTATGGACTGCAGTTACATGACGTTTGgcttgacagacacacacacacacgccaacccTGTCCTGATTGGTTGCAGGTGGAGGCTGCGGTGCAGGCCGCTAGAGAGGCATTCCCTGATTGGTCAGCCCGTAGCCCAGCTGAGAGAGGTCAGGTGATGAATAAACTGGCTGACCTGATGGAAGCTCAGCTGGAAGAGTTGGCCCAGGCAGAGTCACGAGACCAAGGtgctgacccctaacccctgatcTGATAGAAATTTGGCTTGGGAAGTCTGGACCACAACAAGACTATTTGACTATACATTCTGACTCTTAAAGACACCATAACTTTTGATTGTGCTTGACATTACAACATTGTTTCCTTGCTGAAATTAAACAGTTTCCTCCTGCGACTGTATTACTGTGTTCCAGGTTAAAAAGTTTCCTCCTGCGACTGTATTACTGTGTTCCAGGTTAAACAGTTTCCTCCTGCGACTGTATTACTGTGTTCCAGGTTAAACAGTTTCCTCCTGCGACTGTATTACTGTGTTCCAGGTTAAACAGTTTCctcctgtgtatctgtctgtgttccaGGTAAAACAGTTACCTCCcgtgtatctgtctgtgttccaggtaaaaccattacctcctgtgtatctgtctgtgttccaggtaaaaccgttacctcctgtgtgtctgtctgtgttccaggtTAAACAgtttcctcctgtctgtctgtctgtgttccaggtTAAACCGTTACCTCCTGTGTTTCTGACTGTGTTCCAGGTAAAACAGTTTCctcctgtgtatctgtctgtgttccaGGTAAAACAGTTtcctcctgtgtgtctgtctgtgttccaggtAAAACAGTTTCctcctgtgtatctgtctgtgttccaGGTAAAACCGTTACCtcctgtgtgtctgactgtgttcCAGGTAAAACAGTTACctcctgtgtatctgtctgtgttccaGGTAAAACAGTTACctcctgtgtatctgtctgtgttccaGGTAAAACAGTTtcctcctgtgtgtctgtctgtgttccaggtAAAACAGTTTCctcctgtgtatctgtctgtgttccaGGTAAAACAGTTtcctcctgtgtgtctgtctgtgttccaggtAAAACAGTTTCctcctgtgtatctgtctgtgttccaGGTAAAACCGTTACCtcctgtgtgtctgactgtgttcCAGGTAAAACAGTTTCctcctgtgtatctgtctgtgttccaGGTAAAACAGTTtcctcctgtgtgtctgtctgtgttccaggtAAAACCGTAATGTTCGCCCGTACGGTGGATGTCCCGCGGGCGGTCGATAACTTCCGGTTCTTTGCCTCTTCtgttctccaccacaccaccgaCTGTACTACCATGGACCATCTGGGCTGTGTCAACTACACTGTCCGTAGTCCTGTGGGAGTGGGTGAGTCCTAgctgtctgtggggggggggtctgtgtgtgtgtgtggggggagatctgtgtgtgtggggggaggtctgtgtgtgtgtgtgtgggggggaggggggtctgtgtgtgtgtgtgtgtgtgtgtaagaccaGGCCTTGATGAACTAAAAGCTTTTGAAGTTATAAAGCTGTCTCCAgactcagacacaccaatagtgattgactcagacacaccaatagtgattgactcagacacaccaatagtgattgactcagacacaccaatagtgattgactcagacacaccaatagtgattgactcagacacaccaatagtgattgactcagacacaccaatagtgattgactcagacacaccaatagtgattgactcagacacaccaatagtgattgattcagacacaccaatagtgtttgactcagacacaccaatagtgattgactcagacacaccaatagtgattgactcagacacaccaatagtgattgactcagacacaccaatagtgattgactcagacacaccaatagtgattgattcagacacaccaatagtgtttgactcagacacaccaatagtgATTGACTCAGACACGCCAATAGTGATTGATTCAGACACACCAATAGTGTTTgactcagacacaccaatagtgattgactcagacacaccaatagtgattgactcagacacaccaatagtgattgattcagacacaccaatagtgattgactcagacacaccaatagtgattgactcagacacaccaatagtgtttgactcagacacaccaatagtgtttgactcagacacaccaatagtgattgactcagacacaccaatagtgattgactcagacacaccaatagtgattgactcagtaTTTGACTCAGACATCCACATTCGCTGAAATGTGTGCAAACCCTTTACAGTCCTGTTTAAAGCCTGGGAAATGTTTATAGGTTAGAGGAGCCTTGTTTGTTATGGGTATTGCAGTCAGGGaatctctcaaatggcaccctattccctatataggtgcactactttagaccagaaccctatgagccctggtcaacagtagtgcactatgaagggaatagggtgtcatagagccctggtcaacagtagtgcactataaagggaatagggtgccatagagccctggtcaacagtagtgcactatgaagggaatagggtaccatagagccctggtcaacagtatcaaatcaaatcaaatgtatttatatagcccttcgtacatcagctgatatctcaaagtgctgtacagaaacccagcctaaaaccccaaacagcaagcaatgcaggtgtagaagcacggtggctagaaaaaactccctagaaaggccaaaaacctaggaagaaacctagagaggaaccaggctatgtggggtggccagtcctcttctggctgtgccgggtggagattataacagaaaatggccaagatgttcaaatgttcataaatgaccagcatggtcgaataataataaggcagaacagttgaaactggagcagcagcacagccaggtggactggggacagcaaggagtcatcatgtcaggtagtcctgaggcatggtcctagggctcaggtcctccgagagagcgaaagagagaattagagagagcacacttaaattcacacaggacaccgaataggacaggagaagtactccagatataacaaactgaccctagcccccgacacataaactactgcagcataaatactggaggctgagacaggaggggtcaggagacactgtggccccatccgaggacacccccggacagggccaaacaggaaggatataaccccacccactttgccaaagcacagcgcccacaccactagagggatatcttcaaccaccaacttaccatcctgagacaaggctgagtatagcccacaaagatctccgccacggcacaacccaaggggagggcgccaacccagacaggacgaccacatcagtgaatcaacccactcaggtgacgcaccccctccagggacggtatgagagagccccagtaagccagtgactcagcccctgtaatagggttagaggcagagaatcccagtggaaagaggggaaccggccaggcagagacatcaagggcggttcgttgctccagagcctttccgttcaccttcccactcctgggccagactacactcaatcatatgacccactgaagagatgagtcttcagtaaggacttaaaggttgagaccgagtttgcgtctctgacatgggtaggcagactgtTCCATAATAATGGAGCTCTATagaagaaagccctgcctccagctgtttgcttagaaattctagggacaattaggaggcctgcatcttgtgaccgtagcgtccgtgtaggtatgtacggcaggaccaaatcagagagataggtaggagcaagcccatgtaatgctttgtaggttagcagtaaaaccttgaaatcagcccttgctttgacaggaagccggtgtagagaggctagcactggagtaatatgatcaaattttttggttctagtcaggattctagcagccgtatttagcactaactgaagtttatttagtgctttatccgggtagccggaaagtagagcattacggtagtctaacctagaagtgacaaaagcatggattaatttttctgtatcatttttggacagaacatttcagatttttgcaatgttacgtagatggaaaaaagctgtccttgaaatggtcttgatatgttcttcaaaagagagatcagggtccagagtaacgccgaggtccttcacagttttatttgagacgactgtacaaccattaagattaattgtcagattcaacagatctctttgtttcttgggacctagaacaagcatctctgttttgtccgagtttaaaagtagaacgtttgcagccatccacttccttatgtctgaaacacaggcttctagcaagggcaattttggggcttcaccatgtttcattgaaatgtacagctgtgtgtcatctgcatagcagtgaaagttaacattatgttttcgaatgacatccccaagaggtaaaataaaacgttcctaaaacggaaccttgaggaacaccgaaatttacagttgatttgtcagaggacaaaccattcacagagacaaactgttatctttctgacagatataagatctaaaccaggccagaacttgtccgtgtagaccaatttgggtttccaatctctccaaaagaatgtggtgatcgatggtatcaaaagcagcactaaggtctaggagcacgaggacagatgcagagcctcggtccgatgccattaaaaggtaatttaccaccttcacaagtgccgtctcagtgctatgatggggtctaaaaccagactgaagcatttcgtatacattgtttgtcttcaggaaggcagtagtgcactatgaagggaatacggtaccatagagccctggtcaacagtagtgcactatgaagggaatagggtaccatagagccctggtcaacagtagtacactatatagggaataggctaccatagagccctggtcaacagtagtgcactatgaagggaatagggtaccatagagccctggtcaatagtagtgcactatgaagggaatagggttccatagagccctggtcaacagtagtgcactatatagggaatagggtgccatttgagacacagatagagagtgaAGGTCTCTACTACTAGGTTTATATAGGGGTGGTTTTATTAACTGACCAACTCTTTctgattctctgtgtgtgtgtgtgtgtgtgtgtgtgtagctggtcTGATCAGTCCCTGGAACCTGCCTCTATACCTGCTCACCTGGAAGATCGCTCCGGCTGTTGCTACGGGCAACACGGTGGTTGCTAAGCCCAGCGAGATGACCTCGGTAACCGCCTGGATGATGTGCAAACTACTGGAGGAGGCCGGTAGGACTACGCTACCCACAATGCAAGACACCTCACTTCATTTCAACTGATCAGCAATGACACTGGTGAAAAACTAGACTGGTGAAAGCaaactcctctttctctccccatttctctctctcttctccatcccttctcctctcctcttgtcctctcctcttctcctcttctcttcttctcctcttctcttctcctcctctcctcttctcctcttctcctcttctcccctccctctccccccagggTTTCCTCCGGGTGTGGTCAACATGGTGTTCGGCACCGGCCCGCGGGCGGGCGATGCTCTCGTGGGCCACCCTGACGTCCCATTGGTCAGTTTCACGGGCTCCACGGCGACGGCCCAGCGGATCACAGAGCGCTCGGCTCCGTTCTGTAAGAAGCTGAGCCTGGAGCTGGGCGGGAAGAACCCCGCCATCGTCTTCTCAGACGCTGACCTAGACcaagctgtcaccaccaccgtaCGATCCTCCTTCTCCAATCAGGTGAGAGTAAGACTCAGGATAGGTcaatagagtgagagagggactCAGGATGGGCCAATAGGGTAAGACGGGGACTCAGGATGGGCcaatagagtgagagagggactCAGGATGAGCCAATAGGGTAAGAGGGGTACTCAGGATGGGTcaatagagtgagagagggactCAGGATGAGCCAATAGGTTAAGAGGGGTACTCAGGATGGGCCAATAGGGTAAGAGGG
Coding sequences:
- the LOC139402756 gene encoding 2-aminomuconic semialdehyde dehydrogenase-like isoform X2; translation: MNKLADLMEAQLEELAQAESRDQGKTVMFARTVDVPRAVDNFRFFASSVLHHTTDCTTMDHLGCVNYTVRSPVGVAGLISPWNLPLYLLTWKIAPAVATGNTVVAKPSEMTSVTAWMMCKLLEEAGFPPGVVNMVFGTGPRAGDALVGHPDVPLVSFTGSTATAQRITERSAPFCKKLSLELGGKNPAIVFSDADLDQAVTTTVRSSFSNQGEICLCTSRIYVERSIYPEFLKRFVAAARKWKTGAPSDPDNNNGALVSREHLEKVRSFVTLARSEGATVLCGEGEDPLVLPQRNTSGYFMRPTVIAGVAESSRVMQDEIFGPVVCVNPFDGEDDAVAKGNGVRYGLAATVWTRDVGRVHRVARRLEAGLVWTNCWLVRDLNLPFGGMKNSGVGREGGRDSYHFFTEVKTITVKH